The following are from one region of the Rosistilla carotiformis genome:
- a CDS encoding PVC-type heme-binding CxxCH protein has protein sequence MSIKHPFPTLFVGVLFGCTLACPAPSQGQESDQPLPADQAASSMQVPPDFQVQLFAGEPAVQQPIGFCIDDRNRLWVAEAYAYPVHGTGKSDRIVILEDSNGDGRHDRRTLFYEGLNYVTGIEVGFGGVWVMSPPSMLFIPDRNADDIPDGPPQVILDGFGNHANAHNLANGFAWGPDGWLYGTHGRTNWSMIGRPGTAEADRQRFDGGVYRYHPVQHRWEAYADGTTNPWGIDWNDLGHAFICNCVNPHLFQVIQGAHYEPWRGRKSSQHAYQRIDTIADHLHYVGISDVRRGIGSADEDAAGGGHAHCGTIIYLGDALPEPYRNTLMTNNLHGRRINNDIPRRSGSGYIASHGPDLMRSQDPWFMGVTLAYGAAGEIYVSDWSDTGECHSVRNTQRQTGRIFRITYKQESIPRVDLSRYSDDQCVAAQLHDNDWHVRHARRRLQERAASGADMRKVHRDLHQMFRSQTAAPKRLRALWALHVTGGASDEWLTELIDDPEEAIRSWAITQLCEDRQPSAAAMAMMLDRATTGDSPLVRLSITSALQRMPLAARWDLVEALAQRGEDADDQNLPLMLWYATEPLIDDDLPRYARLARNAQIPRLRMNIARRIASSPLADQGIPLLIDRGSDSRRDDAITANILDGLLEGLSGRKVALPATWADAYKAFQASDSAEVRSLATRVALALNDPGAISRLRRVAVDRQSAAVDRNQAIDALVARGAVGLDADLLSLIDDPDVRRAAVRGLARYANETTASQLIAAYSKWEPIEQQDVLQTLASRPQWARQLMMAIDDNQIAAKDLTAFTVRQLRSLNDQQVSADLDRLWGKARPAGEDRQKQIGGYKKWLTAELIATADTAHGRELFTKNCATCHKFFGSGGDIGPDITGAQRSNLDYLLENIVDPSAAVAKDYRMQVLQLIDGRVITGLVESSDDQSITIRTVNDRSVILRDDIDLQTESPVSIMPSGLLDPMSEADIRDLIGYLQQHHATGSH, from the coding sequence ATGTCCATAAAGCATCCTTTCCCTACGCTATTCGTTGGTGTTCTTTTCGGTTGCACACTTGCATGCCCGGCACCGTCTCAGGGGCAAGAATCCGACCAACCGCTGCCAGCCGACCAAGCGGCGAGCAGCATGCAAGTTCCTCCCGACTTCCAAGTGCAATTGTTTGCTGGTGAACCTGCGGTACAGCAACCGATCGGTTTTTGCATCGATGACCGCAATCGACTGTGGGTCGCCGAAGCTTACGCCTATCCGGTTCACGGTACAGGAAAAAGTGACAGGATCGTGATCCTTGAAGACAGTAATGGAGATGGCCGTCACGATCGGCGAACCCTCTTTTACGAAGGACTCAATTATGTCACCGGGATCGAAGTCGGGTTCGGCGGCGTTTGGGTGATGTCCCCGCCCTCGATGCTCTTCATCCCCGATCGTAACGCCGACGACATCCCCGATGGGCCGCCGCAGGTGATCCTCGATGGGTTTGGCAACCATGCCAACGCTCACAATTTAGCGAACGGTTTCGCCTGGGGACCCGACGGTTGGTTGTACGGTACCCACGGGCGAACCAATTGGTCGATGATCGGGCGCCCCGGAACCGCCGAAGCCGATCGCCAACGGTTCGACGGTGGCGTCTACCGATACCATCCGGTGCAGCATCGCTGGGAAGCGTATGCCGATGGTACGACCAATCCATGGGGGATCGATTGGAACGACTTGGGGCATGCCTTCATCTGCAACTGTGTCAATCCGCACCTGTTCCAAGTGATCCAAGGAGCGCACTACGAACCGTGGCGCGGTCGAAAATCCAGCCAACACGCATATCAACGGATCGATACGATCGCCGACCATTTGCATTATGTGGGAATCAGCGATGTTCGCCGCGGGATCGGATCGGCCGACGAAGATGCCGCCGGCGGCGGTCACGCCCATTGTGGCACGATCATCTATTTGGGCGATGCGCTGCCCGAACCCTACCGTAACACGTTGATGACCAACAACCTGCATGGCCGCCGGATTAACAACGACATCCCGCGACGCAGCGGATCGGGCTACATCGCCTCCCACGGCCCCGACCTGATGCGTTCGCAAGACCCTTGGTTTATGGGAGTCACGTTGGCGTATGGCGCCGCGGGTGAGATCTATGTCAGCGATTGGAGCGACACTGGCGAATGCCATAGCGTGCGGAACACGCAGCGTCAAACCGGCCGAATCTTTCGGATCACGTACAAGCAGGAGTCGATCCCACGCGTCGATCTGAGCCGTTATTCCGACGACCAATGCGTGGCAGCTCAGTTGCACGACAACGACTGGCACGTCCGCCATGCCCGACGACGATTGCAGGAACGGGCTGCCAGCGGCGCGGACATGCGGAAGGTCCATCGCGATTTGCATCAGATGTTTCGTTCGCAAACCGCGGCGCCGAAGCGGTTGCGGGCACTCTGGGCGCTGCATGTTACCGGTGGTGCGTCGGACGAATGGTTGACCGAATTGATCGACGATCCCGAGGAAGCGATCCGGTCGTGGGCGATCACGCAGTTGTGCGAAGATCGGCAACCGTCCGCCGCCGCGATGGCGATGATGCTCGATCGCGCCACAACCGGCGATTCGCCACTGGTCCGGTTGTCGATCACCAGCGCGCTGCAGCGGATGCCGCTGGCGGCGCGTTGGGATTTGGTCGAAGCGTTGGCGCAGCGCGGCGAAGATGCCGACGACCAAAATCTGCCACTGATGTTGTGGTATGCAACCGAACCTTTGATCGACGACGATCTGCCCCGCTACGCTCGACTTGCACGGAACGCTCAAATTCCACGCCTGCGGATGAACATCGCCCGCCGGATCGCGTCGTCGCCACTGGCGGACCAGGGCATCCCGTTGCTGATCGATCGCGGTTCGGACAGTCGACGCGACGATGCGATCACCGCAAACATTCTGGATGGATTGTTAGAAGGGCTCAGCGGTCGCAAGGTCGCGTTGCCGGCGACTTGGGCTGACGCCTACAAAGCCTTTCAAGCGAGCGACAGCGCCGAGGTACGCTCGCTGGCGACGCGCGTCGCACTCGCCTTAAACGATCCCGGCGCGATCTCGCGATTGCGCCGCGTCGCTGTCGATCGGCAGTCTGCGGCAGTTGATCGCAACCAAGCGATCGACGCCTTAGTCGCACGGGGTGCTGTCGGTCTGGATGCCGATCTGCTCTCCTTGATCGACGATCCTGACGTCCGTCGCGCCGCAGTCCGTGGATTGGCCCGATACGCCAACGAAACGACGGCGTCTCAGTTGATTGCGGCCTACTCGAAATGGGAACCGATCGAACAACAGGATGTCTTGCAGACGCTAGCGTCGCGGCCGCAGTGGGCCCGCCAACTAATGATGGCAATCGACGACAACCAGATCGCGGCCAAAGATCTCACGGCGTTTACGGTGCGGCAATTGCGATCGCTGAACGACCAACAAGTCTCTGCGGATCTGGACCGCTTGTGGGGCAAAGCACGTCCGGCCGGGGAGGATCGGCAAAAGCAGATTGGTGGCTACAAAAAGTGGCTGACTGCCGAATTGATCGCCACCGCCGACACAGCGCACGGTCGCGAACTGTTCACCAAGAATTGCGCCACGTGCCACAAATTCTTCGGCAGCGGAGGGGACATCGGGCCGGACATCACCGGTGCCCAACGCAGCAACCTCGATTATTTGCTGGAAAACATCGTCGATCCCAGCGCGGCGGTCGCCAAAGATTATCGGATGCAGGTGCTGCAATTGATCGATGGCCGGGTGATCACCGGATTGGTGGAATCCTCCGACGATCAATCGATCACGATTCGGACGGTCAACGACCGCAGCGTGATCCTGCGTGACGATATCGATCTGCAAACCGAATCGCCCGTATCGATCATGCCCAGCGGATTGTTAGACCCGATGTCGGAGGCCGATATCCGCGACCTCATTGGTTATTTGCAGCAGCACCACGCCACGGGCTCCCATTAG
- a CDS encoding HD-GYP domain-containing protein — MSATVQDSSVMDDLVSSFIPISVSTLVPSSVVGIELFQEEQDDRRYVLYRGSDYPLEQIDLVKLRSRGVNKLYIRKNEQASYQSYLREMIDNPGANVPVSARAGALNEVVRDLLGSAFRSGDPNASVSTATYLGEQTADIVCSDQFASIDLFRVLHHDYATFTHSANVAFYAGMLAAEIGFSQEDVAQIASGGLVHDLGKLQIPDKILCKPGRLTELEFREIKMHPVTGFRQLVHREDLTEGQLMMVYQHHERVDGGGYPVGISGDEIHPWAKICAVVDVFEALTSNRPYRTPMPKRRAIEVLEHERDGYEQEFLECWKKITNKLWQS, encoded by the coding sequence ATGTCGGCAACTGTTCAGGATTCCAGCGTAATGGACGACCTCGTTTCTAGTTTTATTCCAATCAGTGTATCGACGTTGGTTCCTTCGTCGGTTGTTGGAATCGAGCTGTTTCAGGAGGAACAAGATGATCGGCGCTACGTGCTGTACCGAGGGAGTGATTATCCGCTGGAACAGATCGATCTGGTGAAACTGCGCAGCCGCGGCGTCAACAAGCTCTATATCCGCAAGAACGAACAGGCGTCGTATCAAAGTTATCTACGTGAGATGATCGACAATCCGGGGGCGAACGTTCCCGTCTCCGCACGCGCCGGGGCTTTAAACGAAGTCGTCCGTGATTTGTTGGGATCGGCGTTTAGATCGGGTGATCCAAATGCTTCGGTCTCCACGGCGACCTACCTGGGCGAACAGACCGCCGACATCGTCTGCAGCGATCAATTCGCCAGCATCGATCTGTTCCGTGTCCTTCACCACGATTACGCCACGTTCACACATTCGGCCAACGTTGCGTTTTACGCGGGCATGTTGGCAGCGGAAATCGGCTTCAGCCAGGAGGACGTTGCCCAAATCGCATCGGGCGGCTTAGTCCATGATCTGGGCAAACTGCAGATACCCGACAAGATCTTATGCAAGCCAGGGCGACTGACCGAACTCGAATTTCGCGAGATCAAGATGCATCCGGTAACCGGATTTCGACAATTGGTCCACCGCGAAGACTTGACCGAAGGCCAATTGATGATGGTTTATCAGCACCACGAACGTGTCGACGGTGGAGGCTATCCCGTCGGTATCTCGGGCGATGAAATCCATCCGTGGGCCAAGATCTGCGCCGTGGTCGACGTCTTTGAGGCGTTGACTAGCAACCGTCCCTATCGAACGCCGATGCCGAAACGCCGCGCGATCGAAGTACTGGAACATGAACGCGATGGATACGAACAGGAATTTTTGGAATGCTGGAAGAAAATTACAAACAAGCTTTGGCAAAGCTGA